GGCAAAACCCTGGACGTGAGCAGAAATAACATATTCTTCTTGCACTCAAGATTTTTAAATCTCAGAGAGTTGAGGTGCCTCAATTTGTCTGGAAATGCAATGAGTCAAAGTCTGAATGGATCTGAATTCACCTATTTGACCAATTTACAATATCTGGACTTTTCCTACAATCGCTTGGACCTGCTATACTCCACTGCATTTCAGGAGTTAAAGAATCTGGTCATTTTAgatatcagcaacaacaaccaTTATTTTGAATCTGAGGGTTTGACTCACATGCTGAACTTCACTAGGAATTTGAAAAATCTCAAGACATTGATGATGAATGGCAACAAAATCTCTACTACCACTAACACTGAGATGGAGAGTCAATCTCTGGAGAGGTTAGAGTTCAGACACAACCGGTTAGATATGCTATGGAGGGATGGGGACACCAGATTTGTCAACTATTTCAAGAAATTAGTTAATCTGACTGTTCTCGATATCTCTTACAACAACCTCAACTTCATTCCACAGCAAGTGTTCAGTAGCCTGCCAGACAAACTGACGGTGCTCTACGTTAAGAACAACAAACTAAAATCCTTTGCATGGGGGAAACTACAGCTTCTTCAGAATTTGCAAGTATTAGATCTCAGCGGAAACAGCTTAACTACAGTTCCACGCATCCTGTCAAACTGTACCAAATCTATTCGGGAGCTAATTTTACATGACAATCAAATTCTAAAACTCACACCAGATTTCCTCAAGGATGCTTACAACTTAAAGTATCTGGATCTTAGTTATAACCGCATAGCGCACATTGAGAAATCGAGCTTCCCAGATGATGTTgttaatcagatgaagatgctgcttctgcacaaaaacaaattcttGTGCAGTTGTAATGCCATTTGGTTCGTCTCATGGCTCAACTGGACCACAGTGACTATCCCCAGACTGGCCACTGATGTCACCTGTGCCTCACCGGGGGCACAAAGAGGTCATCCAGTGGTCTCAGTAGACCTGCTGGCGTGCCAGCACAGATATGTGTCCATTATCATTTACATTCTCATGACGTCTATCACCCTCAGTTTCCTCACCCTGTCCATCTGCAGCCACCTCTTCCTGTGGGACGTCTGGTATATCTATCACTTCTGCAGAGCCAAGCTCAAAGGTTATGATCGCCTGCACTCCCAAAACTCTGTCTATGATGCTTTTGTGATATATGACAAGGAGGATCCTGCAGTGACAGAGTGGGTGATGAAGGAAATGTGCGTTCATCTGGAGGACCGTGGGGACCGCCGCCTCAGGCTGTGTGTAGATGAACGAGATTGGATCCCTGGATGTCCCCTCATTGACAACCTCTCCCAGAGCATCCATAAGAGCAAAAGGACTGTGTTTATTCTCACCAACCGATATATCAAAAGTGGCAACTTCAAGACAGCTTTCTACATGGCCCACCAAAGGCtaatggatgaaaaaaatgatgtcatcGTGCTCATCTTCTTGGAAAAAGTGCCCTGCAATTCAAAGTACTTGAGACTAAGGAAGAGGCTCTACAAGCGGTCTGTGCTGGAGTGGCCAACAAACCCACAGGCCCAGCCATACTTCTGGTTCAGTCTAACTAATGTATTAGCAACAGAAAGTCACAAACAATACAGTAACCTCTTCAAAGAGACACTGTAGATACTTCACACTGATCCAGTACACAGTTCATCTGTGTATGAgcaaa
This window of the Antennarius striatus isolate MH-2024 chromosome 12, ASM4005453v1, whole genome shotgun sequence genome carries:
- the tlr7 gene encoding toll-like receptor 7; the protein is MFFHLMCLWCCLSISTASISYPKTLPCNVSESNNGSMVKVDCTERSLKDIPLGIPRDATNLTLTINFIPRLNSTSFLGLDNLTEIDMRCNCMPVKIGPKDRVCTESVTIEKNTFRSLRDLRALYLDGNQLSSIPEGLPSNLILLSLEVNHIYYISKANFSEIRNVEMLYLGQNCYYRNPCNVSYDIEDGAFLQLSNLTLLSLKSNNLSFIPHHLPTSLKELYLYNNNIQEVTDEDFKTLVNLEILDISGNCRRCYNAPFPCNPCPNNSPLKISTTAFKMLTKLKTLRLHSNSLKCVEPDWFASTTDLRVLDLSSNFLAREIGMATFPLFLGKLEELDLSFNYELQRYPQTLTLSHSFSSLQSLKILRLQGFVFQQLKAESIAPLKTLTNLEVVDLGTNFIKMTNLSILMELKHFKIINLSNNKISSPSDGQDAVGFPGGEPLHWSPMSGATQYGNEEVREIHYFRYDEYARSCKYKDKELGVITSFVNRKCSQFGKTLDVSRNNIFFLHSRFLNLRELRCLNLSGNAMSQSLNGSEFTYLTNLQYLDFSYNRLDLLYSTAFQELKNLVILDISNNNHYFESEGLTHMLNFTRNLKNLKTLMMNGNKISTTTNTEMESQSLERLEFRHNRLDMLWRDGDTRFVNYFKKLVNLTVLDISYNNLNFIPQQVFSSLPDKLTVLYVKNNKLKSFAWGKLQLLQNLQVLDLSGNSLTTVPRILSNCTKSIRELILHDNQILKLTPDFLKDAYNLKYLDLSYNRIAHIEKSSFPDDVVNQMKMLLLHKNKFLCSCNAIWFVSWLNWTTVTIPRLATDVTCASPGAQRGHPVVSVDLLACQHRYVSIIIYILMTSITLSFLTLSICSHLFLWDVWYIYHFCRAKLKGYDRLHSQNSVYDAFVIYDKEDPAVTEWVMKEMCVHLEDRGDRRLRLCVDERDWIPGCPLIDNLSQSIHKSKRTVFILTNRYIKSGNFKTAFYMAHQRLMDEKNDVIVLIFLEKVPCNSKYLRLRKRLYKRSVLEWPTNPQAQPYFWFSLTNVLATESHKQYSNLFKETL